In Pseudomonas sp. DNDY-54, a genomic segment contains:
- the rplA gene encoding 50S ribosomal protein L1, with protein sequence MAKLTKRQKAFADKIEAGKQYAFEDAATLLAQLSAVKFTESFDIAINLGVDPRKSDQVVRGATVLPNGTGKSVRVAVFTQGPAAEAALAAGADRVGMDELAAEMKGGDLNYDVVIASPDAMRVVGQLGQILGPRGLMPNPKVGTVTPDVATAVKNAKAGQVRFRTDKNGIIHTSVGKVGFEAMQLKQNVEALLSDLKRLKPSTSKGIYVKRVTLSTTMGPGLVIDQASLEA encoded by the coding sequence ATGGCTAAGTTGACTAAGCGTCAGAAGGCTTTCGCTGACAAGATTGAAGCAGGCAAGCAGTATGCATTTGAAGATGCAGCCACTCTGCTAGCTCAGCTGTCGGCTGTGAAGTTTACCGAGTCCTTTGACATCGCCATTAACTTGGGTGTGGATCCGCGTAAGTCTGATCAGGTTGTTCGCGGGGCTACCGTACTGCCGAACGGCACTGGCAAAAGTGTGCGAGTCGCTGTGTTTACTCAGGGCCCGGCCGCTGAGGCTGCTCTGGCTGCAGGCGCTGATCGTGTTGGCATGGACGAGCTGGCTGCCGAAATGAAAGGTGGCGACCTGAACTATGACGTTGTCATCGCTTCGCCTGACGCAATGCGTGTTGTTGGTCAGCTGGGTCAGATCCTAGGTCCGCGTGGACTGATGCCTAACCCGAAGGTTGGCACCGTGACGCCCGATGTAGCAACCGCCGTCAAGAATGCAAAGGCCGGTCAGGTGCGTTTCCGTACGGACAAGAACGGCATCATCCACACTTCAGTGGGCAAAGTTGGTTTTGAGGCTATGCAATTGAAGCAGAACGTCGAGGCGTTGCTGTCTGACCTCAAGCGCCTAAAGCCATCTACCTCTAAAGGTATCTATGTTAAGCGCGTGACCCTCAGCACCACCATGGGTCCGGGCCTTGTCATCGATCAGGCCTCCCTCGAGGCCTAA
- the secE gene encoding preprotein translocase subunit SecE: MNIKAEAKDTRFDLVKWLVVAALVVVAVVGNQYYAAEPILYRVLALLVLAVVAAFVALQTSKGRSFFVLLKEARVEIRKVVWPTRQETTQTTLIVVAVVLVMALLLWGLDSLLGWLVSMVVG; encoded by the coding sequence ATGAATATCAAGGCTGAAGCCAAAGACACGCGCTTCGATCTGGTGAAGTGGCTTGTTGTGGCTGCTTTGGTGGTTGTGGCGGTCGTAGGTAATCAGTATTACGCCGCAGAGCCGATTCTGTATAGGGTTCTCGCGTTACTCGTTCTTGCTGTGGTTGCTGCATTTGTAGCGCTGCAGACGTCTAAAGGTCGTTCCTTTTTCGTTTTGCTGAAAGAGGCGCGCGTTGAGATTCGTAAAGTCGTTTGGCCGACCCGTCAGGAAACCACTCAAACCACGTTAATTGTCGTTGCGGTTGTGCTGGTTATGGCGCTGCTGTTGTGGGGGTTAGATTCCCTGCTCGGTTGGCTGGTTTCTATGGTTGTAGGTTAA
- the rplJ gene encoding 50S ribosomal protein L10, translated as MAIKLEDKKAIVAEVNEAAKAALSAVVADARGVTVGAMTGLRKEARDAGVYVRVVRNTLLRRAVEGTPYDVLSDVFKGPTLIAFSNEHPGAAARIFKEFAKGQDKFEIKAAAFEGQFIAANQIDALATLPTYDEAISQLMSVIQGATSKLARTLAAVRDQKEAAAA; from the coding sequence GTGGCAATCAAACTCGAAGACAAGAAAGCCATCGTCGCTGAAGTCAACGAGGCTGCCAAAGCTGCCCTTTCCGCTGTCGTGGCTGATGCCCGTGGCGTGACCGTGGGAGCCATGACCGGACTCCGTAAAGAGGCCCGCGATGCTGGTGTGTACGTACGTGTTGTGCGTAACACTCTTCTTCGCCGCGCCGTTGAAGGCACGCCGTACGACGTGCTCAGCGACGTGTTCAAAGGCCCGACCCTTATCGCGTTCTCCAATGAACATCCGGGTGCTGCTGCCCGTATTTTCAAAGAGTTTGCCAAGGGCCAGGACAAGTTCGAGATCAAGGCTGCTGCGTTCGAGGGTCAGTTCATCGCAGCCAACCAGATCGACGCTTTGGCAACCCTGCCGACCTATGACGAAGCTATTTCGCAGCTGATGAGCGTGATTCAAGGCGCTACCAGCAAGCTGGCTCGTACTTTGGCGGCCGTTCGCGACCAGAAAGAAGCTGCCGCTGCTTGA
- a CDS encoding type III pantothenate kinase, with protein sequence MILELDCGNSYIKWRVLSGIGGAGVAHGVSAQVGDVIRAILDSDVGPVTRGRLVSVRGDGETQAIIDAISTDLNIRLDKAHSEKAVAGVVNGYRDHQRLGLDRWLAIVAAYDMCRGACLVIDLGTAITVDYVAHDGTHLGGYIAPGVAILRAKLLDHTRRIRYDEAEAELALTNVAPGKSTAEAVERGCLIMARSYISTQIAAAADYMEDGFVTFVTGGDAALATDLPGVKYVPDLVFRGLAIACP encoded by the coding sequence ATGATTCTTGAGCTGGATTGCGGGAACAGCTACATCAAATGGCGTGTTCTTTCAGGCATTGGGGGGGCGGGGGTTGCCCACGGGGTCTCAGCTCAGGTGGGCGATGTCATTCGGGCTATTCTGGATAGTGATGTCGGGCCAGTCACACGTGGTCGTTTGGTAAGCGTACGAGGTGACGGCGAGACCCAAGCAATCATAGATGCGATATCTACGGACCTTAATATACGTCTGGACAAGGCCCATTCAGAAAAGGCAGTCGCTGGCGTCGTAAATGGCTATCGCGATCATCAGCGCCTTGGCTTGGACCGGTGGCTAGCTATCGTGGCTGCTTATGATATGTGCCGTGGGGCATGCCTAGTTATTGATCTCGGGACCGCAATCACTGTTGACTATGTTGCTCATGATGGCACGCATCTCGGAGGCTATATTGCACCGGGGGTAGCTATTCTTCGCGCGAAGCTCCTTGATCACACTCGGCGTATCCGGTACGACGAGGCCGAGGCCGAGCTCGCGCTGACAAACGTCGCCCCTGGCAAAAGTACCGCCGAGGCTGTGGAGCGTGGGTGTTTGATTATGGCTCGTAGCTATATTTCTACTCAGATTGCGGCCGCTGCGGACTATATGGAGGACGGATTTGTCACCTTTGTTACCGGGGGCGATGCAGCGTTAGCAACTGATCTTCCTGGCGTGAAGTATGTGCCGGATCTTGTCTTCAGAGGTTTAGCGATAGCCTGTCCCTAA
- the rplL gene encoding 50S ribosomal protein L7/L12, with protein MALTNEDIINAVSEMSVMQVVELIKAMEEKFGVTAAAATAAAAGPAAAAAEEQTEFNVMLLEAGDKKVNVIKAVRELTGLGLKEAKAVVDGAPGMVKEGVSKDEAEAAKKSLEEAGAKVELK; from the coding sequence ATGGCTCTGACCAACGAAGACATCATCAACGCCGTTTCCGAAATGTCTGTGATGCAGGTTGTTGAACTGATCAAGGCAATGGAAGAAAAGTTCGGCGTAACCGCAGCCGCTGCTACCGCCGCTGCTGCTGGCCCGGCTGCTGCCGCGGCTGAAGAGCAGACCGAGTTCAACGTTATGCTGCTGGAAGCTGGCGACAAGAAAGTCAACGTGATCAAGGCGGTACGCGAACTGACCGGTCTGGGTCTGAAAGAAGCCAAGGCAGTCGTAGACGGCGCCCCTGGCATGGTCAAGGAAGGCGTGTCCAAGGACGAAGCCGAAGCTGCCAAGAAATCCTTGGAAGAAGCTGGCGCCAAAGTCGAGCTCAAGTAA
- the rpoB gene encoding DNA-directed RNA polymerase subunit beta — MAYSYTEKKRIRKDFSKLPHVMDVPYLLAIQLDSYREFLQAGATKDQFRDIGLHAAFKSVFPIISYSGNAALEYVGYRLGDPAFDVKECVLRGVTFAVPLRVKVRLIIFDKESSSKAIKDIKEQEVYMGEIPLMTENGTFIINGTERVIVSQLHRSPGVFFDHDRGKTHSSGKLLYSARIIPYRGSWLDFEFDPKDAVFVRIDRRRKLPASVLLRALNYSTEEILDAFYDTNVFHVKGEALSLELVPQRLRGEIASFDIKDENGKVIVEQGRRITARHINQLDKSGIKALDMPMDYVLGRTTAKAIVHPATGEIIAECNTELTVEVLAKLVKAQVVRFETLYTNDIDCGPFISDTLKIDSTTNQLEALVEIYRMMRPGEPPTKDAAETLFNNLFFASERYDLSAVGRMKFNRRIGRTEIEGSGVLSREDIVAVLKTLVDIRNGKGVVDDIDHLGNRRVRCVGEMAENQFRVGLVRVERAVKERLSMAESEGLMPQDLINAKPVAAAVKEFFGSSQLSQFMDQNNPLSEITHKRRVSALGPGGLTRERAGFEVRDVHPTHYGRVCPIETPEGPNIGLINSLAAYARTNQYGFLESPYRVVKEGEVTDEIVFLSAIEEADHVIAQASAKLDGRKLVDELVAVRHQNEFTVKAPEDVTLMDVSPKQVVSVAASLIPFLEHDDANRALMGSNMQRQAVPTLRSDKPLVGTGMERNVARDSGVCVVARRGGVIDSVDASRVVVRVHDAEVETGEAGVDIYNLTKYTRSNQNTCINQRPLVSKGDVVERGDIMADGPSTDMGELALGQNMRVAFMPWNGYNFEDSILLSERVVQEDRFTTIHIQELTCVSRDTKLGPEEITADIPNVGEAALNKLDEAGIVYVGAEVGAGDILVGKVTPKGETQLTPEEKLLRAIFGEKASDVKDTSLRVPTGTKGTVIDVQVFIRDGVERDSRALAIEKMQLDEIRKDLNEEFRIVEGATFERLRSALVGATVEGGAGLKKGAVITDETLDGLEHGQWFKLRMAEDALNEQLEKAQAYISDRRQLLDDKFEDKKRKLQQGDDLAPGVLKIVKVYLAIKRRIQPGDKMAGRHGNKGVVSVIMPVEDMPHDANGTPVDIVLNPLGVPSRMNVGQILETHLGLAAKGLGEKINRMLEEQRKVAELRKFLTEIYNEIGGRQENLESFSDQEILDLAKNLRGGVPMATPVFDGAKEREIKAMLKLADLPESGQMQLFDGRTGNKFERTTTVGYMYMLKLNHLVDDKMHARSTGSYSLVTQQPLGGKAQFGGQRFGEMEVWALEAYGAAYTLQEMLTVKSDDVNGRTKMYKNIVDGDHRMEPGMPESFNVLIKEIRSLGIDIDLETE, encoded by the coding sequence ATGGCTTACTCATACACTGAGAAAAAACGAATCCGCAAGGACTTTAGCAAGTTACCGCACGTTATGGACGTGCCGTATCTTTTGGCCATCCAGCTGGATTCGTACCGCGAATTCCTGCAGGCGGGAGCGACCAAGGATCAATTCCGCGACATTGGCTTGCATGCAGCCTTCAAATCCGTTTTTCCGATAATCAGCTATTCTGGCAACGCAGCGCTGGAGTACGTCGGCTATCGCCTGGGCGACCCGGCCTTCGACGTCAAGGAATGCGTGTTGCGCGGCGTGACCTTTGCTGTCCCGCTGCGAGTGAAAGTGCGCCTGATCATCTTTGATAAGGAATCCTCGAGCAAGGCGATCAAGGACATCAAGGAGCAGGAAGTCTACATGGGGGAAATCCCCCTGATGACCGAGAACGGTACCTTCATTATCAACGGTACCGAGCGCGTTATCGTGTCTCAGTTGCACCGTTCGCCAGGCGTATTCTTCGATCACGACCGCGGCAAGACCCACAGCTCGGGCAAGCTGCTTTATTCTGCTCGCATCATTCCGTACCGCGGATCCTGGTTGGACTTCGAGTTCGATCCGAAGGACGCTGTTTTCGTGCGTATCGACCGTCGTCGTAAGTTGCCGGCGTCCGTGTTGCTCCGCGCCTTGAATTACAGCACCGAAGAAATCCTCGATGCGTTCTACGACACCAACGTGTTCCATGTTAAGGGTGAAGCGCTGAGCCTCGAGCTTGTACCTCAGCGTCTGCGTGGCGAGATCGCTTCGTTCGACATCAAGGACGAGAATGGCAAGGTAATCGTTGAGCAGGGCCGCCGGATTACAGCGCGCCATATCAACCAGCTCGACAAGTCCGGCATCAAGGCGCTCGATATGCCGATGGACTACGTGCTGGGTCGCACTACGGCGAAGGCTATTGTTCACCCCGCCACTGGTGAAATCATTGCCGAGTGCAACACCGAGCTGACCGTCGAAGTGCTGGCCAAGCTGGTCAAGGCGCAGGTCGTGCGCTTTGAAACGCTGTACACCAACGACATCGATTGTGGGCCGTTCATTTCCGACACGCTGAAGATCGATTCGACCACCAATCAACTCGAAGCGTTGGTTGAGATCTACCGCATGATGCGTCCTGGCGAGCCGCCAACCAAGGACGCTGCCGAGACGTTATTCAACAATCTATTCTTCGCATCGGAACGTTACGATTTGTCGGCTGTAGGGCGGATGAAGTTCAACCGCCGCATCGGTCGTACTGAGATCGAAGGTTCTGGCGTACTCAGTCGCGAAGATATCGTTGCGGTATTGAAGACTCTGGTCGACATCCGTAACGGTAAAGGCGTAGTCGACGATATCGACCACCTGGGTAACCGCCGTGTCCGTTGTGTTGGCGAGATGGCCGAGAACCAGTTCCGTGTCGGTCTTGTGCGCGTTGAGCGTGCGGTCAAGGAACGTCTGTCGATGGCCGAAAGCGAAGGCCTGATGCCGCAGGATCTGATCAACGCCAAGCCGGTTGCGGCAGCGGTGAAGGAATTCTTCGGCTCCAGCCAGTTGTCGCAGTTCATGGACCAGAACAACCCGCTGTCAGAGATCACGCACAAGCGTCGTGTCTCTGCGCTCGGCCCGGGCGGTCTGACCCGCGAACGTGCAGGCTTTGAAGTGCGCGACGTACACCCGACCCATTACGGCCGGGTGTGCCCGATCGAGACGCCGGAAGGCCCAAACATCGGTTTGATCAACTCGCTGGCGGCCTACGCCCGCACCAACCAGTACGGCTTCTTGGAAAGCCCGTACCGCGTTGTGAAGGAAGGCGAAGTTACCGACGAGATCGTGTTCCTGTCGGCAATCGAAGAAGCTGACCACGTCATTGCGCAGGCCAGCGCCAAGCTGGACGGTCGTAAGTTGGTCGACGAGCTGGTTGCTGTTCGTCATCAGAACGAATTTACGGTCAAGGCGCCGGAAGACGTGACCCTGATGGACGTATCGCCGAAGCAGGTCGTATCCGTTGCCGCATCGCTGATTCCATTCCTCGAGCACGACGACGCCAACCGCGCTCTAATGGGCTCGAACATGCAGCGTCAGGCTGTACCGACCCTGCGTTCGGACAAACCGCTGGTCGGCACCGGGATGGAGCGTAACGTTGCGCGCGACTCTGGCGTTTGCGTTGTAGCCCGTCGTGGCGGCGTGATTGACTCGGTCGATGCGAGCCGTGTGGTTGTGCGTGTGCATGATGCGGAAGTTGAAACCGGTGAAGCCGGCGTCGACATCTACAACCTGACCAAGTACACCCGTTCCAACCAGAACACCTGCATCAATCAGCGCCCGCTCGTGAGCAAGGGTGATGTAGTCGAGCGTGGCGACATCATGGCAGACGGTCCGTCCACTGACATGGGTGAGCTGGCGCTCGGGCAGAACATGCGCGTCGCGTTCATGCCTTGGAACGGCTACAACTTCGAAGACTCCATTCTCCTGTCGGAGCGTGTGGTTCAGGAAGATCGTTTCACAACCATTCACATTCAGGAACTGACCTGCGTTTCCCGCGACACCAAGCTCGGCCCAGAAGAGATCACGGCGGACATTCCGAACGTGGGCGAAGCTGCGCTGAACAAGCTGGACGAGGCGGGCATCGTTTACGTCGGTGCTGAAGTAGGCGCTGGCGACATCCTGGTTGGCAAGGTCACGCCGAAGGGCGAAACCCAGCTGACGCCCGAAGAGAAGCTGCTGCGTGCGATCTTTGGTGAAAAGGCGTCGGACGTTAAAGACACCTCCCTGCGCGTGCCGACTGGTACCAAGGGCACGGTCATCGACGTTCAGGTCTTCATCCGTGATGGCGTAGAGCGAGATTCCCGCGCACTTGCGATCGAGAAGATGCAATTGGACGAGATCCGTAAGGATCTGAACGAAGAGTTCCGCATCGTTGAGGGTGCAACCTTCGAGCGTCTGCGTTCCGCACTTGTCGGCGCGACTGTAGAGGGTGGTGCGGGCCTTAAGAAAGGCGCGGTCATCACTGACGAGACCCTTGATGGACTCGAGCATGGGCAGTGGTTCAAGCTGCGCATGGCCGAGGACGCGCTCAACGAGCAGCTGGAGAAGGCGCAGGCCTACATTTCCGACCGCCGTCAGCTGCTCGACGACAAGTTCGAAGATAAGAAGCGCAAGCTCCAGCAGGGCGACGACCTGGCGCCGGGCGTACTGAAGATCGTCAAGGTGTACTTGGCAATCAAACGTCGCATCCAGCCTGGCGACAAGATGGCAGGCCGCCACGGCAACAAGGGTGTAGTCTCGGTCATCATGCCGGTTGAAGATATGCCTCACGATGCCAACGGCACGCCGGTCGATATCGTGCTGAACCCGTTGGGTGTTCCGTCGCGTATGAACGTCGGTCAGATTCTTGAAACCCACCTGGGCCTCGCGGCCAAGGGGTTGGGTGAAAAGATCAATCGCATGCTGGAAGAGCAGCGTAAGGTCGCTGAGCTACGCAAGTTCCTCACCGAAATCTATAACGAGATCGGTGGCCGTCAGGAAAACCTGGAAAGCTTCAGCGACCAGGAAATCCTCGATTTGGCGAAAAACCTTCGCGGTGGCGTGCCAATGGCAACGCCGGTGTTCGACGGTGCCAAGGAGCGTGAGATCAAGGCCATGCTGAAGCTGGCTGATCTGCCTGAGAGCGGTCAGATGCAGCTGTTTGATGGTCGTACCGGTAACAAGTTCGAGCGCACCACCACGGTTGGTTACATGTACATGCTCAAGCTCAACCACTTGGTCGACGACAAGATGCACGCGCGTTCCACCGGTTCCTACAGCCTGGTTACTCAGCAGCCGCTGGGTGGTAAGGCGCAGTTCGGTGGCCAGCGTTTCGGGGAGATGGAGGTATGGGCACTGGAAGCCTATGGTGCCGCCTACACCCTGCAGGAAATGCTCACGGTCAAGTCGGACGACGTGAACGGGCGGACCAAGATGTACAAGAACATCGTGGACGGCGATCACCGTATGGAGCCCGGCATGCCGGAGTCCTTCAACGTGTTGATCAAAGAGATCCGCTCGCTCGGTATCGACATCGATCTGGAAACCGAATAA
- a CDS encoding SPOR domain-containing protein, producing MRWLLIFLVAANLLFYLYQINQAPPVAGQIAALEVPSRGEGIQLLSETAPLSPRQATQNPDTACLFLGGFDQESMALAVEQRLLSLDIDSRVEPADEAAGVDYWVYLPPLVSRQASLRQLRELQSRNIDSYIITVGDLTNGISLGIFSRKDSAESVVSRLNGVDYVASIRELPRTHRRYWVRVSSDSQRLLNDELLAELNRDFPDLEHRQMPCSAVATSS from the coding sequence ATGCGCTGGCTTTTAATATTTTTAGTGGCAGCCAATTTGCTGTTTTATCTGTATCAGATCAATCAGGCGCCGCCGGTGGCCGGCCAAATTGCGGCGCTTGAAGTCCCTTCTCGAGGGGAAGGCATCCAGCTGTTGAGTGAGACAGCCCCGCTGAGTCCTCGTCAGGCCACACAAAACCCGGATACCGCCTGTCTATTTCTCGGGGGTTTCGATCAAGAATCAATGGCCTTGGCGGTTGAGCAGCGGTTGCTCAGTTTGGATATCGATTCGCGGGTTGAGCCGGCTGATGAAGCGGCCGGTGTCGACTATTGGGTATATCTGCCGCCGCTTGTGTCCCGGCAAGCGTCGTTACGCCAGCTGCGAGAGCTCCAGTCACGGAATATCGATAGCTACATCATCACTGTTGGGGACTTGACCAATGGGATCTCACTGGGGATTTTCTCGCGCAAAGACTCTGCGGAAAGTGTGGTGAGCCGTTTGAACGGTGTGGACTACGTTGCGTCAATCCGGGAGCTGCCTCGAACTCACCGCCGTTATTGGGTGCGGGTGTCCAGTGATAGTCAACGCTTGCTGAACGACGAGTTGCTTGCTGAGCTCAACAGAGATTTTCCTGACCTCGAACATCGACAAATGCCGTGTTCAGCCGTTGCAACTTCCTCATAG
- the rplK gene encoding 50S ribosomal protein L11 codes for MAKKIQAYIKLQVKAGQANPSPPVGPALGQHGVNIMEFCKAFNARTQGQEPGLPTPVIITVYSDRSFTFETKSTPAAVLLKKAAGITSGSARPNTQKVGTVTRAQLEEIAKTKNADLTAADLEAAVRTIAGSARSMGLNVEGV; via the coding sequence ATGGCTAAGAAGATTCAAGCTTATATCAAGCTTCAGGTAAAGGCCGGTCAGGCCAATCCATCGCCACCTGTTGGGCCTGCGCTGGGTCAGCATGGCGTCAACATCATGGAATTCTGCAAGGCATTCAATGCCCGTACTCAAGGCCAGGAGCCTGGTCTGCCTACGCCGGTGATCATCACTGTCTATAGCGACCGTAGCTTTACCTTCGAGACTAAGAGCACGCCAGCTGCCGTTCTGCTGAAGAAGGCTGCGGGCATTACTAGTGGTTCTGCTCGTCCGAACACCCAGAAAGTCGGCACCGTTACTCGTGCTCAGCTGGAAGAGATCGCGAAGACCAAGAACGCTGATCTTACCGCTGCTGATCTTGAGGCGGCCGTGCGTACCATCGCCGGCTCCGCTCGCAGCATGGGCCTGAACGTGGAGGGTGTGTAA
- the tuf gene encoding elongation factor Tu, with translation MAKEKFERNKPHLNVGTIGHVDHGKTTLTAALTKVCAETWGGSARDFSQIDNAPEEKARGITINTSHVEYDSSIRHYAHVDCPGHADYVKNMITGAAQMDGAILVCSAADGPMPQTREHILLSRQVGVPYIVVFLNKADMVDDAELLELVEMEVRDLLSTYDFPGDDTPIIIGSALMALNGQDDNEMGVSAVRKLVETLDSYIPEPERAIDKPFLMPIEDVFSISGRGTVVTGRVERGIVKVQEEIEIVGIRDTTKTTCTGVEMFRKLLDEGRAGENVGVLLRGTKRDDVERGQVLAKPGTIKPHTKFEGEVYVLSKEEGGRHTPFFKGYRPQFYFRTTDVTGNCELPEGVEMVMPGDNIKMVVTLIAPIAMEDGLRFAIREGGRTVGAGVVAKIIE, from the coding sequence ATGGCTAAAGAAAAATTCGAACGTAACAAACCGCACCTGAACGTCGGTACCATTGGTCACGTTGACCATGGCAAAACCACGCTCACCGCTGCACTGACCAAGGTCTGTGCGGAAACCTGGGGCGGCTCTGCGCGTGACTTCTCGCAGATCGACAACGCGCCGGAAGAGAAGGCTCGTGGTATCACCATCAACACCTCCCACGTTGAATATGATTCCTCGATCCGTCACTACGCACACGTTGACTGCCCAGGCCACGCTGACTATGTGAAGAACATGATCACCGGTGCTGCGCAGATGGACGGCGCGATCTTGGTTTGCTCTGCTGCTGACGGCCCGATGCCTCAGACTCGCGAGCACATCCTGCTGTCCCGTCAGGTTGGTGTTCCCTACATCGTTGTCTTCCTGAACAAGGCTGACATGGTGGACGACGCCGAGCTGCTGGAGCTGGTCGAAATGGAAGTGCGTGACCTGCTCAGCACTTACGATTTCCCAGGCGACGACACGCCGATCATCATCGGTTCAGCGCTGATGGCTCTGAACGGCCAGGATGACAACGAAATGGGCGTATCGGCCGTGCGCAAGCTGGTTGAAACTCTGGATAGCTACATTCCAGAGCCTGAGCGTGCCATCGACAAGCCATTCCTGATGCCGATCGAAGACGTGTTCTCCATCTCTGGTCGCGGCACTGTTGTGACCGGTCGTGTTGAGCGCGGTATCGTCAAGGTTCAGGAAGAGATCGAAATCGTCGGCATTCGTGACACGACCAAGACCACCTGCACCGGTGTTGAGATGTTCCGTAAGCTGCTCGACGAAGGTCGTGCGGGTGAGAACGTCGGCGTGCTGCTGCGCGGTACCAAGCGTGATGACGTCGAGCGTGGTCAGGTTCTGGCCAAGCCGGGCACCATCAAGCCGCACACTAAGTTCGAAGGCGAAGTCTACGTCCTGAGCAAGGAAGAAGGCGGCCGTCACACGCCGTTCTTCAAGGGCTATCGTCCGCAGTTCTACTTCCGGACCACCGACGTGACCGGTAACTGCGAGCTGCCAGAAGGCGTTGAGATGGTAATGCCGGGCGACAACATCAAGATGGTTGTCACCCTGATCGCCCCGATCGCCATGGAAGATGGCCTGCGTTTCGCAATTCGCGAAGGCGGCCGTACCGTTGGCGCTGGTGTGGTTGCCAAGATCATCGAGTAA
- the nusG gene encoding transcription termination/antitermination protein NusG produces MAKRWYVVHAYSGYEKHVMRSLVERIKLAGMEDHFGEILVPTEEVVEMRNGQKRKSERKFFPGYVLVQMDMAEGAWHLVKDTPRVMGFIGGTADKPAPITDKEAEAILRRVADGSDKPKPKTLFEPGEVVRVADGPFADFNGVVEEVNYEKSRIQVAVLIFGRSTPVELEFSQVEKV; encoded by the coding sequence GTGGCTAAGCGTTGGTATGTGGTTCATGCTTACTCGGGTTACGAGAAGCATGTCATGCGCTCGCTGGTTGAGCGTATCAAGCTTGCTGGTATGGAAGATCATTTCGGCGAGATTCTGGTTCCCACTGAAGAAGTGGTCGAGATGCGCAATGGGCAGAAGCGCAAGAGTGAGCGGAAGTTCTTCCCGGGCTATGTTCTTGTTCAGATGGATATGGCTGAAGGTGCTTGGCACCTGGTCAAAGACACGCCGCGAGTGATGGGCTTTATCGGTGGCACTGCTGATAAGCCTGCCCCGATTACCGATAAAGAGGCAGAAGCAATCCTTCGTCGCGTGGCGGATGGTAGTGACAAGCCGAAGCCCAAGACGCTTTTTGAGCCGGGCGAAGTTGTGCGTGTGGCCGATGGTCCATTTGCTGATTTCAACGGCGTGGTCGAAGAGGTCAATTACGAGAAGAGCCGCATTCAAGTTGCGGTTTTGATCTTTGGTCGCTCAACGCCGGTAGAGTTGGAGTTCAGTCAGGTCGAAAAGGTCTAG
- the birA gene encoding bifunctional biotin--[acetyl-CoA-carboxylase] ligase/biotin operon repressor BirA — MYELLRLLADGRFHSGEELGAVLGMSRSAVWKHARRLESQLGIALFKVPGKGYRLAGPLSLLSQEALSDVMNSLGWRLFLHDSVDSTNAEALRLLQSGVLAPLVVMAEGQTGGRGRRGRAWVSPPAENIYFTLCVKITNGAQGLSGLSLVTGLAVLQALRNIGVEDVGLKWPNDIYAGGKKIAGILLELTGDPADVCHVAIGIGVNVNMISDAVDIDQPWTSIRAQLAKLVDRVGVALLIAESLHRYLERHAYAGFASLRDEWEANDLWKGRRCTLSTGTRQIKGVMMGVNKLGELRLLVDGEGEQHFSGGELSLRLNHDS, encoded by the coding sequence ATGTACGAGTTATTGCGGCTGCTCGCTGACGGCCGCTTTCATTCCGGTGAAGAGCTTGGTGCGGTGCTTGGTATGAGTCGCAGTGCAGTGTGGAAGCATGCTCGCCGGCTTGAAAGTCAGTTGGGTATCGCGCTGTTTAAAGTACCAGGAAAAGGGTACCGTCTGGCCGGCCCGCTCTCCCTTTTGAGTCAAGAGGCACTTTCAGATGTGATGAACAGCCTAGGGTGGAGGTTGTTCCTCCATGACTCAGTTGACTCTACCAATGCCGAAGCGTTGAGGCTGCTGCAGTCAGGAGTGTTGGCACCGTTGGTGGTGATGGCGGAGGGTCAAACCGGTGGAAGGGGCCGTAGGGGTCGAGCGTGGGTAAGTCCTCCAGCAGAAAATATTTACTTTACGCTGTGCGTCAAAATAACAAACGGGGCTCAAGGGCTTTCCGGTCTGAGCCTCGTAACAGGCTTGGCGGTGTTACAGGCCTTGCGCAATATTGGTGTTGAAGATGTGGGTCTTAAATGGCCAAACGACATATATGCAGGCGGTAAGAAGATCGCCGGTATCCTCTTGGAGTTGACTGGCGATCCAGCGGATGTATGTCATGTTGCTATTGGTATCGGAGTCAATGTCAATATGATTTCCGATGCTGTCGATATCGATCAGCCATGGACATCGATCAGAGCCCAGTTGGCGAAATTGGTAGACCGGGTGGGTGTGGCTCTCTTAATTGCTGAGTCTCTGCATCGGTACTTAGAGAGGCACGCATATGCAGGCTTCGCCTCCCTTCGCGACGAATGGGAGGCAAATGATCTTTGGAAGGGTAGGCGCTGTACCTTAAGTACTGGCACTCGACAAATCAAAGGCGTGATGATGGGTGTGAACAAGTTGGGTGAGCTAAGGCTTCTGGTTGATGGTGAAGGTGAGCAGCATTTTAGTGGCGGTGAGCTTAGCTTGAGGCTCAACCATGATTCTTGA